The proteins below are encoded in one region of Streptomyces roseifaciens:
- a CDS encoding DUF779 domain-containing protein: MSPQQTGRPEAPLSRVALTPAAARLLRLLREQHGPLMFHQSGGCCDGSSPMCYPEGEFRTGASDVLLAELTVEGVAEPVGFWMSADQFERWRHTHLTVDVVPGRGSGFSLEAPEGQRFLLRSRLLTDYEAQQLG; the protein is encoded by the coding sequence GTGAGTCCGCAACAGACCGGCCGCCCCGAAGCCCCCCTCTCGCGCGTCGCCCTCACCCCCGCCGCAGCGCGCCTCCTGCGCCTGTTGCGCGAGCAGCACGGCCCCTTGATGTTCCACCAGTCCGGCGGCTGCTGCGACGGCAGTTCGCCGATGTGCTACCCGGAGGGCGAGTTCCGTACGGGCGCCTCGGACGTCCTGCTCGCCGAGCTGACGGTGGAGGGCGTCGCGGAACCGGTCGGCTTCTGGATGTCCGCCGACCAGTTCGAGCGCTGGCGCCACACCCACCTCACCGTGGACGTGGTGCCCGGCCGCGGCAGCGGCTTCTCCCTCGAAGCTCCGGAAGGGCAGCGCTTCCTGCTGCGGTCACGGCTCCTGACGGACTACGAGGCTCAGCAGCTCGGATGA
- a CDS encoding peptidase C39 family protein → MSSSTPSRPTPRRTVLAAALGAAAAASLPATSSQASSGTSSGPPGSGSSGPVSLSPSSPSSVSSNSSVSGSAAVDYHAWTSADDWRRGTAHGTRIRTGRRDGLALDRPAGTLEYTDPHTGTKASWEYATWTAPVRTLPVPASEVITSWNAHAPAGTWIQTEVRGTYTDRTRTPWYVMGRWTAGDGPGDIRRTSVDGQGDGRSNVSTDTLAVDNPASGLRIASYELRLTLHRRAGSRLTPTVWRLGAMSSDVPDRFTVPASAPGSGAGHELRVPRYSQEIHKGQYPEYDNGGEAWCSPTSSQMVLAYWGRVPSAEELAWVDPDYADPQVCHAARFTFDYQYKGCGNWPFNAAYAATYHDVQAVVTRLRSLGDVEKLIRARIPVITSQSFLASELDGAGYGTAGHLMCVVGFTRQGDVVANDPASPSNEAVRRVYKRRQFENIWLRTKRYNAQGQVKTGSGGVCYLYFPVRPEERQRRVLRELGIR, encoded by the coding sequence ATGTCCAGCAGCACGCCCAGCAGACCCACCCCGCGCCGTACCGTGCTCGCCGCCGCCCTGGGTGCCGCGGCGGCCGCGTCCCTCCCGGCCACCTCCTCGCAGGCCTCGTCCGGGACGTCCTCGGGGCCACCCGGATCCGGTTCCTCCGGCCCCGTGTCCCTCTCCCCTTCCTCCCCTTCCTCCGTTTCCTCGAATTCCTCCGTCTCCGGGAGCGCAGCCGTCGACTACCACGCCTGGACCTCCGCCGACGACTGGCGGCGCGGCACCGCCCACGGCACCCGCATCCGTACCGGGCGGCGCGACGGCCTGGCGCTCGACCGGCCGGCCGGCACGCTGGAGTACACCGACCCGCACACCGGCACCAAGGCCTCGTGGGAGTACGCCACCTGGACCGCGCCGGTCCGTACCCTTCCCGTCCCCGCGAGCGAGGTCATCACCTCCTGGAACGCCCACGCGCCCGCCGGCACCTGGATCCAGACGGAGGTGCGCGGCACCTACACCGACCGCACCCGGACCCCCTGGTACGTCATGGGCCGCTGGACGGCCGGCGACGGCCCCGGCGACATCCGCCGCACGTCCGTCGACGGCCAGGGCGACGGCCGCAGCAACGTCTCCACCGACACCCTCGCCGTCGACAACCCGGCGTCGGGCCTGCGCATCGCCTCGTACGAGCTGCGCCTGACCCTCCACCGCAGGGCCGGCAGCCGCCTCACGCCCACCGTGTGGCGGCTCGGCGCGATGAGTTCGGACGTCCCCGACCGCTTCACCGTGCCCGCCTCCGCGCCGGGGAGCGGCGCGGGACACGAACTGCGCGTGCCGCGCTACTCGCAGGAGATCCACAAGGGGCAGTACCCGGAGTACGACAACGGCGGGGAGGCCTGGTGCAGCCCGACCTCCTCGCAGATGGTCCTCGCGTACTGGGGCCGGGTGCCCTCCGCCGAGGAGCTCGCGTGGGTCGACCCCGACTACGCCGACCCCCAGGTCTGCCACGCCGCCCGCTTCACCTTCGACTACCAGTACAAGGGGTGCGGCAACTGGCCCTTCAACGCGGCCTACGCGGCGACGTACCACGACGTGCAGGCGGTGGTCACCCGGCTGCGCTCGCTCGGCGACGTCGAGAAGCTGATCCGCGCGCGGATCCCCGTCATCACCTCCCAGTCCTTCCTCGCCTCCGAACTCGACGGGGCGGGCTACGGCACGGCCGGCCACCTGATGTGCGTCGTCGGATTCACCCGGCAGGGCGACGTGGTCGCCAACGACCCGGCGAGCCCGTCGAACGAGGCGGTCCGGCGGGTCTACAAGCGCCGCCAGTTCGAGAACATCTGGCTCCGGACCAAGCGCTACAACGCCCAGGGGCAGGTCAAGACGGGCTCCGGCGGCGTCTGCTACCTCTACTTCCCCGTCCGGCCGGAGGAGCGGCAGCGGCGGGTGCTGCGGGAGCTGGGGATCCGCTGA
- a CDS encoding GNAT family N-acetyltransferase, translated as MTVHQRAAAAPAPTPAPTPAPTAATAAPATPAVPAATTVVPGIRRARPEERDAISLLLGESFMEDPISGWVFPDEAHRRAVHPAFFGVFLDAALRDGWVDVTDDLSAAALWIPVQAEAGGGAGEGAGEGVGGDEAQGDGQGGDQGGDEISELLAMADPENDRARIVAELTEAAHPGGRAHYYLPTIVAAPGRRGEGRGRALLTTVLDRCDEEGVPAYLEASNARSRGLYERLGFVLTGTPIDLPDGGPRMWPMWREPRG; from the coding sequence ATGACTGTGCATCAGAGAGCCGCTGCCGCTCCCGCTCCCACCCCCGCTCCCACCCCCGCTCCCACTGCCGCCACCGCGGCCCCTGCCACCCCTGCCGTCCCTGCCGCCACCACCGTCGTGCCGGGGATCCGCCGGGCCCGGCCGGAGGAGCGGGACGCGATCAGCCTGCTGCTGGGGGAGTCCTTCATGGAGGACCCCATCAGCGGCTGGGTCTTCCCGGACGAGGCGCACCGCCGCGCCGTCCACCCCGCGTTCTTCGGGGTGTTCCTGGACGCGGCGCTGCGCGACGGGTGGGTCGACGTGACGGACGACCTGTCGGCGGCGGCGCTGTGGATACCGGTGCAGGCGGAGGCCGGTGGCGGTGCGGGTGAGGGCGCGGGTGAGGGCGTCGGCGGTGATGAGGCTCAGGGCGACGGCCAGGGCGGCGATCAGGGTGGCGACGAGATCAGCGAGCTGCTGGCGATGGCGGATCCCGAGAACGACCGCGCCCGGATCGTCGCCGAGCTGACGGAGGCCGCCCACCCCGGGGGCCGCGCGCACTACTACCTGCCGACCATCGTCGCCGCTCCCGGCCGGCGCGGCGAGGGCCGCGGCAGGGCGCTCCTGACGACCGTCCTCGACCGGTGCGACGAGGAGGGCGTGCCCGCCTACCTGGAGGCGAGCAACGCCCGGAGCAGGGGGCTCTACGAGCGCCTCGGCTTCGTCCTCACCGGTACGCCCATCGACCTGCCTGACGGCGGGCCGCGGATGTGGCCGATGTGGCGGGAGCCGCGGGGCTGA
- a CDS encoding putative bifunctional diguanylate cyclase/phosphodiesterase, which translates to MDRDVRGPGGGGPGLGRDGRDGRDGRDGSAPETAGRARGRMSSAHPVSGQAPSGSAHFVSDRVSSAPVSGQVSSAPVTGQAPSEPLPSGQDALRRFAAVWSRAVYPATATSMTRAEFEDYLVPLAAILRTALRSQPFDPEPVAEVGVALVRAHCTDPDALSLILGAVDSYLVLYCPPDRNLSDEESRARCSRLQHTVAAGFARALRERTLAEQEALSRAALAAQAETERALHTSEERFRAVFEGAAIGVGIADVDGRIMDVNDALSRMFGTNAAEVTGRNVGEMVHPDDSPDVWGLYSELVRGERDYYRVEKAYYRGDGSVLWTDLSVALLRDAHGRPQYQLALLEDITERRLLHEQLRYEATHDALTGLPNRTLFFERLDRALAPGGDRFGVCYLDLDGFKAVNDSLGHAVGDRLLVAVAERLRSCAEEPAELVARLGGDEFVALLTGPTAQEDATALARRMLSALAEPVRLDGRDLSVRASIGIVDGASGASGAAEVLRSADITMYRAKAAGGNRYELADADSDARAIARHDLTNCLPAALDNGEFFIEYQPLVRLHDGTVRGAEALVRWLHPVHGVLGPDQFIPLAESTGLIVPLGRWVLQEAARQARAWRAEGTCEVPMRVNVNLSPSQLRHPSLVADTVAVLDSSGLDPSALCLEVTENALIGADEEELRPLRQLADLGVDIALDDFGTGYSNLSYLRRLPVSTLKLDRSFTRGMQCAPADPVDVKIVEGIVSLAHTLDLSVTVEGVETGTQAEHLRVLGCDTAQGWYYARPGPPERLHTLSLVDAAS; encoded by the coding sequence ATGGACCGCGACGTCCGGGGGCCGGGCGGGGGAGGACCGGGCCTCGGCCGGGACGGCCGGGACGGGCGGGACGGGCGGGACGGGTCCGCCCCGGAGACCGCCGGCCGGGCGCGCGGCCGGATGTCTTCCGCCCACCCCGTGTCCGGACAGGCGCCTTCCGGGAGCGCCCACTTCGTGTCCGACCGGGTGTCCTCCGCCCCCGTGTCCGGCCAGGTGTCCTCCGCCCCCGTAACCGGGCAGGCGCCGTCCGAGCCCCTGCCCTCCGGGCAGGACGCCCTTCGCCGCTTCGCCGCCGTCTGGAGCCGGGCCGTCTACCCCGCGACAGCCACTTCCATGACCCGCGCCGAGTTCGAGGACTACCTCGTCCCGCTCGCCGCCATCCTCCGTACGGCGCTCCGCTCGCAGCCCTTCGACCCCGAGCCCGTGGCCGAGGTCGGCGTCGCGCTCGTCCGCGCGCACTGCACCGACCCGGACGCCCTGTCGCTGATCCTGGGCGCGGTCGACTCGTACCTCGTCCTGTACTGCCCGCCGGACCGGAACCTGTCCGACGAGGAGAGCCGCGCCCGTTGCTCGCGCCTGCAGCACACCGTCGCCGCCGGCTTCGCCCGCGCCCTGCGCGAGCGGACCCTCGCCGAGCAGGAGGCCCTCTCGCGCGCCGCCCTCGCCGCGCAGGCCGAGACGGAGCGGGCGCTGCACACCAGCGAGGAGCGGTTCCGTGCCGTGTTCGAGGGCGCCGCCATCGGCGTCGGGATAGCGGACGTCGACGGCCGCATCATGGACGTCAACGACGCCCTCAGCCGCATGTTCGGCACCAACGCCGCCGAGGTCACCGGCCGGAACGTCGGCGAGATGGTCCACCCCGACGACTCGCCCGACGTCTGGGGCCTCTACAGCGAACTCGTCCGCGGCGAGCGCGACTACTACCGCGTCGAGAAGGCGTACTACCGCGGTGACGGCAGCGTCCTGTGGACCGACCTGTCCGTCGCCCTGCTGCGCGACGCCCACGGCCGCCCCCAGTACCAGCTCGCGCTCCTGGAGGACATCACCGAGCGCCGCCTGCTGCACGAGCAGCTGCGCTACGAGGCCACGCACGACGCCCTCACCGGCCTGCCCAACCGCACGCTGTTCTTCGAGCGGCTCGACCGGGCCCTCGCCCCCGGGGGGGACCGCTTCGGCGTCTGCTACCTCGACCTGGACGGCTTCAAGGCCGTCAACGACAGCCTGGGCCACGCCGTGGGCGACCGGCTGCTCGTCGCCGTGGCCGAGCGGCTGCGCTCGTGCGCCGAGGAGCCCGCGGAGCTGGTCGCCCGCCTCGGCGGCGACGAGTTCGTGGCCCTGCTGACCGGCCCCACCGCCCAGGAGGACGCGACCGCCCTCGCCCGCCGGATGCTGTCCGCGCTCGCCGAGCCCGTACGCCTCGACGGCCGGGACCTGTCCGTACGGGCCAGCATCGGCATCGTGGACGGCGCGTCCGGCGCGAGCGGCGCCGCGGAGGTGCTGCGCAGCGCCGACATCACCATGTACCGCGCGAAGGCCGCCGGCGGGAACCGCTACGAGCTCGCCGACGCGGACTCCGACGCCCGCGCCATCGCCCGGCACGACCTGACCAACTGCCTGCCGGCGGCGCTCGACAACGGCGAGTTCTTCATCGAGTACCAGCCGCTCGTCCGGCTCCACGACGGCACGGTACGGGGCGCGGAGGCGCTCGTGCGCTGGCTGCACCCCGTCCACGGCGTGCTGGGACCGGACCAGTTCATCCCGCTTGCCGAGAGCACCGGCCTGATCGTGCCCCTGGGGCGCTGGGTGCTGCAGGAAGCCGCACGGCAGGCGCGCGCCTGGCGGGCCGAGGGCACGTGCGAGGTCCCGATGCGGGTCAACGTCAACCTCTCGCCCTCGCAGCTGCGCCACCCCTCCCTCGTCGCCGACACGGTGGCCGTCCTCGACAGCTCCGGCCTGGACCCGTCGGCCCTGTGCCTGGAAGTGACCGAGAACGCCCTCATCGGGGCCGACGAGGAGGAGCTGCGGCCGCTGCGCCAGCTCGCCGACCTGGGCGTGGACATCGCCCTGGACGACTTCGGCACCGGCTACTCCAACCTCTCCTACCTGCGCAGGCTCCCCGTCAGCACGCTCAAGCTGGACCGTTCCTTCACCCGCGGCATGCAGTGCGCGCCGGCCGACCCCGTCGACGTGAAGATCGTCGAGGGGATCGTCTCGCTCGCCCACACCCTCGACCTGTCGGTGACCGTCGAAGGGGTGGAGACGGGCACGCAGGCGGAGCACCTGAGGGTGCTGGGGTGCGACACCGCCCAGGGCTGGTACTACGCGCGGCCGGGCCCGCCGGAGCGGCTGCACACGCTGTCGCTGGTGGACGCGGCGTCGTAG
- a CDS encoding MFS transporter, with product MDARDGTGGGTTDRTDGRLRRARFAVAAVFAVHGAVTGSFATRIPWIQSHLDLGSGELGLALVLPAIGSSCAMPLAGRISHRFGSRAALRGLIALWCASVALPALSPGLLALCGALAVYGATSGMADVAMNALGVETEERLGRSIMSGLHGMWSAGALAGSAAGAAAAHADLDARVHLGIAAAVLAVLGAVACHWVLDLRTAADEHPPPRFALPPRSALVIGAVGFCAVFAEGASLDWSAVYLRDVIGSGPGVAAACTTAFSCTMALARFAGDPVVRRFGPVRTVRASGVLATAGGVLVVTASGAPSAIAGFALIGVGIAVVVPLAFAAAGRSGPAPSQSIAGVATITYTSGLVAPAAIGQIADASSLVTSFGLVTVLAAGLVAGAGVLRTREPERTAAKGKAPGERSRAE from the coding sequence ATGGACGCCAGAGACGGGACGGGCGGCGGGACCACGGACCGCACCGACGGGCGGCTGCGCCGCGCACGGTTCGCCGTGGCCGCGGTGTTCGCCGTCCACGGCGCGGTCACCGGCAGCTTCGCCACCCGCATCCCCTGGATCCAGAGCCACTTGGACCTCGGCTCCGGCGAGCTGGGCCTCGCGCTCGTCCTCCCCGCCATCGGCTCCTCGTGCGCCATGCCGCTCGCGGGCCGCATCAGCCACCGCTTCGGCTCCCGGGCGGCGCTGCGCGGCCTGATCGCCCTGTGGTGCGCCTCCGTGGCCCTGCCCGCGCTCTCGCCGGGGCTGCTCGCGCTCTGCGGGGCGCTGGCCGTCTACGGGGCGACGTCCGGCATGGCGGACGTCGCCATGAACGCGCTCGGCGTGGAGACCGAGGAACGGCTGGGCCGCTCGATCATGTCGGGCCTGCACGGGATGTGGAGCGCGGGCGCGCTCGCGGGGTCGGCGGCCGGTGCGGCCGCGGCCCACGCCGACCTCGACGCCCGGGTCCACCTGGGCATCGCGGCCGCGGTGCTGGCCGTCCTCGGCGCGGTGGCCTGCCACTGGGTGCTCGACCTGCGCACCGCCGCCGACGAGCACCCGCCGCCCCGGTTCGCCCTGCCGCCCCGGTCGGCGCTCGTCATCGGCGCGGTGGGCTTCTGCGCGGTCTTCGCCGAGGGCGCGAGCCTGGACTGGTCGGCGGTCTACCTCCGCGACGTCATCGGCTCCGGCCCCGGCGTCGCCGCCGCCTGCACCACGGCGTTCTCCTGCACGATGGCCCTCGCCCGGTTCGCCGGGGACCCGGTCGTGCGGCGCTTCGGCCCCGTGCGGACCGTGCGGGCGAGCGGGGTACTGGCCACGGCCGGCGGGGTGCTGGTGGTGACCGCCTCGGGCGCGCCGTCCGCCATCGCCGGGTTCGCGCTGATCGGCGTGGGCATCGCCGTCGTGGTCCCGCTGGCCTTCGCGGCGGCGGGGCGCAGCGGGCCCGCGCCGAGCCAGTCGATCGCGGGCGTCGCGACGATCACCTACACCTCGGGGCTCGTGGCCCCGGCCGCCATCGGCCAGATCGCCGACGCCAGTTCGCTGGTGACGTCGTTCGGCCTGGTCACCGTCCTGGCGGCGGGGCTGGTGGCCGGGGCGGGCGTGCTGCGGACCCGGGAACCGGAGCGCACGGCGGCGAAGGGGAAGGCGCCGGGGGAGCGGTCGAGGGCCGAGTAG
- a CDS encoding uracil-xanthine permease family protein, which translates to MGLGVRWTLHGDGRTPAPGAVVRPDERLSWPRTAGLGAQHVVAMFGASFVAPVLMGLDPNLAIMMSGVATVLFLLATRGRVPSYLGCSLSFVGVAAIIRAQGGGSAAVTGAIFVVGAALLLSGLVVQKFGAKIIHAAMPPVVTGAVVMLIGFNLAPVTARTYWPQDQWTALLTMLFTGLAVVCLRGFWSRVAIFLGLVFGYAVSWLFDRLFGKIHSVNGGPEAVDHWRLDLSGVSKADWIGLPSLHAPSFGWSAALVALPVVIALIAENAGHVKAVGEMTGDRLDDQLGTAISADGVATMLSTAVGGPANTTYSENIGVMAATRVYSTAAYWAAAAFALLFGICPKFGAVVAAIPGGVLGGITVILYGMIGLLGAQIWVHNKVDLRNPLNLVPVAAGVIIGIGGVSLKVSENFELSGIALGTIVVLSGYHVLRALAPAHLKTQEPLLDEGTSSYDDQAESAAAGEKDAEDKRTG; encoded by the coding sequence ATGGGCCTCGGCGTGCGCTGGACCCTGCACGGTGACGGGCGCACCCCCGCCCCTGGGGCCGTCGTCCGGCCCGACGAGCGGCTCTCGTGGCCGCGGACCGCCGGCCTCGGCGCGCAGCACGTGGTCGCCATGTTCGGCGCGTCCTTCGTGGCTCCGGTCCTCATGGGCCTGGACCCCAACCTCGCGATCATGATGTCGGGCGTCGCCACCGTCCTGTTCCTCCTCGCGACGCGCGGCCGGGTGCCCAGCTACCTGGGGTGCAGCCTGTCCTTCGTCGGCGTCGCCGCGATCATCCGGGCGCAGGGCGGCGGCAGTGCGGCCGTCACCGGCGCGATCTTCGTGGTGGGTGCGGCGCTCCTGCTGAGCGGCCTGGTCGTACAGAAGTTCGGCGCGAAGATCATCCACGCGGCGATGCCGCCGGTGGTCACCGGTGCCGTGGTCATGCTGATCGGCTTCAACCTGGCGCCGGTCACGGCCCGCACGTACTGGCCGCAGGACCAGTGGACGGCGCTGCTGACGATGCTCTTCACCGGCCTCGCCGTGGTGTGCCTGCGCGGCTTCTGGTCCCGCGTCGCGATCTTCCTCGGCCTGGTCTTCGGCTACGCGGTCTCGTGGCTCTTCGACCGCCTCTTCGGCAAGATCCACTCGGTGAACGGCGGCCCCGAGGCCGTCGACCACTGGCGCCTGGACCTGTCCGGGGTCTCCAAGGCCGACTGGATCGGCCTGCCGTCGCTGCACGCCCCGAGCTTCGGCTGGTCCGCGGCGCTGGTGGCGCTGCCGGTCGTCATCGCGCTGATCGCCGAGAACGCGGGCCACGTCAAGGCCGTCGGCGAGATGACCGGCGACCGGCTGGACGACCAGCTGGGCACCGCGATCTCTGCGGACGGCGTGGCGACGATGCTCTCCACCGCCGTCGGCGGCCCCGCCAACACCACGTACTCCGAGAACATCGGCGTGATGGCGGCCACCCGCGTCTACTCCACCGCCGCCTACTGGGCAGCCGCCGCCTTCGCCCTCCTCTTCGGCATCTGCCCGAAGTTCGGCGCCGTCGTCGCCGCGATCCCCGGCGGCGTGCTCGGCGGCATCACCGTCATCCTCTACGGCATGATCGGCCTGCTCGGCGCGCAGATCTGGGTCCACAACAAGGTCGACCTGCGCAACCCGCTGAACCTGGTGCCCGTCGCCGCGGGCGTCATCATCGGCATCGGCGGCGTCAGCCTGAAGGTCAGCGAGAACTTCGAGCTCAGCGGCATCGCCCTGGGCACGATCGTGGTCCTCTCCGGCTACCACGTCCTGCGCGCCCTGGCCCCGGCCCACCTCAAGACGCAGGAGCCCCTGCTGGACGAGGGGACGAGCAGCTACGACGACCAGGCGGAGTCCGCTGCCGCGGGGGAGAAGGACGCGGAGGACAAGCGCACCGGTTAG
- a CDS encoding AAA family ATPase, with translation MDFGMQGPPAPADLAWLRAVDAYTMGAYAQAEEEFRAAVRVDPGMADAWLGLHALRADTTTALLRMYRHRDRFGEQRTRHRRTLNSWYWLGWWVQPVLETGRDLLLAHASHWLDGRHVPELDRALAGCPPVETDPQARFLHACRAYLVKDWEQLVRHTEPLLDDPLLGIEAGLFGGMARVRLEMYGQAEPLLASALMRCRSEQPQRKELRYWLARAHEGTGRSAAALPLYRAVHRVDPSFMDTSARLTAIADGDGLDDGLDLAPVPLGGPGEEPAGPVPPAASADAPAAVPDALDGRDLLTGTDPEPTGTLQTDAGPDDVRRKARVPAQPTGKPLPGPSDPLLLAKALAELERMVGLEPVKRQVRALSAQLHMARLRAGQGLPVQPPKRHFVFSGPSGTGKTTVARILGRVFYALGLLGGDHLVEAQRADLVGEFLGQTAVKANELIDSALGGVLFVDEAYSLSNSGYSKGDAYGDEALQVLLKRAEDNRDRLVVILAGYPEGMDRLLATNPGLGSRFTTRVDFPSYRPSELTSIGEVLAAENGDGWDEEALEELRSISAHVVAQGWIDELGNGRFLRTLYEKSCAYRDLRLSGYPGTPTRDDLATLRLPDLMQAYGEVLSGPGWGSRRDGSRDPQDPAP, from the coding sequence ATGGATTTCGGCATGCAGGGCCCACCCGCCCCGGCCGATCTCGCCTGGCTGCGCGCCGTCGACGCCTACACCATGGGCGCGTACGCACAGGCCGAGGAGGAGTTCCGGGCGGCGGTCCGGGTGGACCCCGGCATGGCCGACGCCTGGCTGGGCCTGCACGCGCTGCGTGCGGACACCACCACCGCGCTGCTGCGCATGTACCGCCACCGGGACCGGTTCGGCGAGCAGCGCACACGCCACCGGCGCACCCTGAACTCCTGGTACTGGCTGGGCTGGTGGGTCCAGCCCGTCCTGGAGACCGGCCGGGACCTGCTGCTCGCGCACGCCTCGCACTGGCTCGACGGCCGGCACGTCCCCGAGCTGGACCGGGCCCTGGCCGGCTGCCCGCCCGTCGAGACCGACCCCCAGGCCCGCTTCCTGCACGCCTGCCGCGCCTACCTCGTCAAGGACTGGGAGCAGCTCGTCCGGCACACCGAGCCGCTGCTGGACGATCCCCTGCTCGGCATCGAGGCCGGGCTGTTCGGCGGCATGGCGCGGGTGCGGCTGGAGATGTACGGGCAGGCCGAGCCGCTGCTGGCCTCGGCGCTGATGCGCTGCCGCAGCGAGCAGCCCCAGCGCAAGGAGCTGCGCTACTGGCTCGCGCGCGCCCACGAGGGCACCGGCCGCAGCGCCGCCGCGCTCCCCCTGTACCGGGCCGTGCACCGCGTCGACCCGTCCTTCATGGACACCTCGGCCCGGCTCACCGCCATCGCCGACGGCGACGGCCTCGACGACGGCCTGGACCTCGCCCCGGTGCCGCTCGGCGGGCCCGGCGAGGAGCCGGCCGGGCCGGTCCCGCCCGCCGCCTCCGCCGACGCGCCCGCCGCCGTCCCGGACGCCCTCGACGGCCGGGACCTGCTGACGGGCACGGATCCGGAGCCCACCGGCACCCTGCAGACGGACGCCGGGCCCGACGACGTACGCCGCAAGGCCCGCGTGCCCGCCCAGCCCACCGGCAAGCCGCTGCCGGGCCCCTCCGACCCTCTCCTGCTGGCCAAGGCCCTCGCGGAGCTGGAGCGGATGGTCGGCCTGGAGCCCGTCAAACGGCAGGTGCGGGCGCTCTCCGCCCAGCTGCACATGGCCCGGCTGCGGGCCGGTCAGGGGCTGCCGGTGCAGCCTCCCAAGCGCCACTTCGTCTTCTCCGGCCCCTCGGGCACCGGCAAGACCACCGTCGCCCGGATCCTCGGCCGGGTCTTCTACGCCCTCGGGCTGCTCGGCGGCGACCACCTGGTCGAGGCCCAGCGCGCCGACCTGGTCGGCGAGTTCCTGGGCCAGACGGCCGTGAAGGCCAACGAGCTGATCGACTCCGCGCTCGGCGGGGTGCTCTTCGTGGACGAGGCGTACAGCCTCTCCAACTCCGGCTACTCCAAGGGCGACGCCTACGGGGACGAGGCCCTGCAGGTGCTGCTCAAACGCGCGGAGGACAACCGCGACCGGCTCGTGGTGATCCTCGCCGGCTACCCCGAGGGCATGGACCGGCTGCTGGCCACCAACCCCGGCCTCGGCTCCCGCTTCACCACACGCGTCGACTTCCCCAGCTACCGCCCTTCCGAACTCACCAGCATCGGCGAGGTGCTGGCCGCCGAGAACGGCGACGGCTGGGACGAGGAGGCCCTGGAGGAGCTGCGCAGCATCAGTGCGCACGTCGTCGCCCAGGGCTGGATCGACGAGCTGGGCAACGGCCGCTTCCTGCGCACCCTGTACGAGAAGAGCTGCGCGTACCGCGACCTGCGGCTGTCCGGCTACCCGGGCACCCCGACCCGCGACGACCTGGCCACGCTGCGCCTGCCGGACCTGATGCAGGCCTACGGGGAGGTGCTGTCGGGGCCCGGCTGGGGCTCCCGGCGCGACGGGTCCCGCGATCCTCAGGACCCGGCGCCGTAA
- a CDS encoding SAM-dependent methyltransferase, producing MERPTWAPQGIDLSVPSVSRIYDYYLGGSHNFEVDREAGRRAMEAFPGLPKIMQANRAFMRRAVRHAVGEGVTQFLDIGSGIPTFGNVHEIAQAADPRSHVVYVDHDPVAVAHGRAVLEGDPRSAVLPADLRKPHDILTSDEVGRLLDLDRPVALLLVAVLHFVEDQDDPWAAVAELRDALAPGSLLVLTHATTETGPIKPEEGQGVQGVYRNVGSPLLMRSRPEVARFFDGFEMVEPGLVAMPDWRPDPVKNAGGADNDPAMYVGFAGVGRKP from the coding sequence ATGGAGCGTCCCACCTGGGCCCCCCAGGGCATCGACCTTTCCGTGCCGAGCGTGTCCCGGATCTACGACTACTACCTGGGCGGCTCGCACAACTTCGAGGTCGACCGGGAGGCCGGCCGGCGGGCCATGGAGGCCTTTCCCGGGCTGCCGAAGATCATGCAGGCGAACCGGGCCTTCATGCGGCGCGCCGTGCGCCACGCCGTCGGCGAGGGCGTCACCCAGTTCCTCGACATCGGCTCGGGCATCCCGACCTTCGGCAACGTCCACGAGATAGCCCAGGCGGCGGACCCGCGCTCGCACGTCGTCTACGTCGACCACGACCCGGTCGCCGTCGCCCACGGCCGGGCCGTCCTGGAGGGCGACCCGCGCTCCGCCGTCCTGCCCGCGGACCTCCGCAAGCCCCATGACATCCTGACCAGTGACGAGGTCGGCAGGCTCCTCGACCTGGACCGGCCGGTCGCACTGCTGCTCGTGGCCGTCCTCCACTTCGTGGAGGACCAGGACGACCCTTGGGCGGCGGTGGCCGAGCTGCGCGACGCGCTCGCGCCGGGGAGCCTGCTCGTCCTCACGCATGCGACGACCGAGACCGGTCCGATCAAGCCGGAGGAGGGGCAGGGAGTGCAGGGCGTCTACCGCAACGTGGGCTCGCCGCTGCTGATGCGCTCGCGCCCTGAAGTGGCGCGCTTCTTCGACGGCTTCGAGATGGTCGAGCCGGGCCTCGTGGCCATGCCGGACTGGCGGCCCGACCCGGTGAAGAACGCCGGCGGAGCGGACAACGATCCCGCCATGTATGTCGGCTTCGCGGGCGTGGGGCGCAAGCCATGA